One window of Paenibacillus sp. FSL K6-3182 genomic DNA carries:
- the yabQ gene encoding spore cortex biosynthesis protein YabQ — MTLNMQWLTMAVMLLSGLGMGTVFDGYRVVTNELKLPRWWLPVLDVVYWMAAALIVFRVLYASNNGEVRAYVFIGLAIGMVIYYFFFSRIVIQVVKWIIGAVRKLIQIVLKCLDILIVKPILLLYKLVKVILAFGSALTIFTLKIVIQLVRPFWKLFVWMAGPVIRPLGRWLSRYAAKWQLVGKLRGFGQRIARLWSKWFRR; from the coding sequence GTGACGCTTAATATGCAATGGTTAACGATGGCGGTCATGCTATTATCAGGCCTTGGCATGGGAACAGTATTCGACGGCTACCGAGTCGTGACGAATGAGCTCAAGCTTCCGCGCTGGTGGCTTCCGGTGCTTGATGTCGTTTACTGGATGGCAGCGGCATTGATCGTCTTTCGGGTACTGTACGCTAGCAACAATGGCGAGGTGCGAGCGTACGTTTTTATCGGACTGGCTATTGGGATGGTCATCTATTATTTCTTTTTTAGCAGAATCGTTATTCAAGTCGTAAAATGGATCATCGGAGCCGTTCGCAAACTAATCCAAATTGTGCTAAAATGCCTGGATATTCTTATCGTTAAGCCGATTTTACTGCTCTATAAGTTGGTAAAGGTAATTTTGGCATTTGGGTCTGCGCTCACTATTTTCACTCTAAAAATTGTGATACAATTAGTCCGTCCATTTTGGAAATTGTTTGTTTGGATGGCAGGTCCAGTCATTCGTCCGCTTGGACGGTGGCTATCGCGCTACGCTGCCAAATGGCAATTAGTTGGCAAGCTGAGAGGATTTGGACAACGAATAGCTCGATTGTGGAGCAAATGGTTTAGGAGGTAA
- a CDS encoding RNA-binding S4 domain-containing protein, producing the protein MRLDKFLKVSRLIKRRTVAKDVSEQGRVWINGREAKASSAVKVGDELQIQFGQKIVTVRVERIAETTRKDEAGELYTLVKEEQRQRENTLDWEVPQ; encoded by the coding sequence ATGCGATTAGATAAATTTCTTAAGGTATCCCGGCTGATCAAACGCCGTACCGTTGCGAAGGATGTATCCGAGCAAGGTCGCGTATGGATCAACGGCCGCGAAGCGAAAGCTAGCAGCGCCGTCAAAGTCGGTGATGAGCTCCAAATCCAGTTCGGTCAAAAAATCGTAACCGTTCGCGTTGAGCGAATTGCGGAGACGACCCGTAAGGATGAAGCCGGAGAGCTGTATACCTTGGTGAAAGAAGAGCAACGCCAGCGCGAGAATACGCTCGACTGGGAAGTACCGCAATAA
- a CDS encoding septum formation initiator family protein → MAKAAENKTPGNAGTKRRFKLWMMFIVLFMGWAGYTIFGQMQQKNATGLKLTTIQDKLDVTTKETEELKRQIERLNDPEYIEQLATKEQGMVKKGEQQIFSD, encoded by the coding sequence ATGGCAAAAGCAGCTGAGAATAAAACGCCAGGGAATGCTGGCACAAAACGCCGGTTCAAACTATGGATGATGTTCATCGTGCTATTTATGGGCTGGGCGGGGTATACAATTTTTGGCCAAATGCAGCAGAAGAACGCAACAGGTTTGAAGCTGACTACAATTCAAGATAAGCTTGATGTTACCACCAAAGAAACCGAGGAGCTTAAACGTCAAATTGAACGATTAAACGACCCAGAATATATCGAACAGCTAGCAACAAAAGAGCAGGGCATGGTAAAGAAGGGCGAGCAGCAAATTTTCAGTGACTAA
- the yabP gene encoding sporulation protein YabP, with protein sequence MVDQGKGQKRQEVKMLNRKLLELTGVVNVESFDSEEFLLETELGFLEVKGQNLHMKLLSLEQGMVTIEGLVHSLAYMDSNNSSSKSKGLFGKLFK encoded by the coding sequence ATGGTTGACCAAGGCAAGGGGCAGAAGCGTCAGGAAGTCAAAATGCTAAATCGCAAGCTGCTGGAGCTTACCGGCGTCGTAAACGTAGAGAGCTTTGACAGCGAAGAGTTTTTACTCGAAACAGAGCTTGGCTTCTTGGAGGTTAAGGGCCAAAATTTGCATATGAAGCTTCTTAGCCTTGAACAGGGAATGGTAACTATTGAAGGACTCGTCCATTCGCTCGCCTATATGGACAGCAACAATTCCTCCTCTAAATCCAAAGGGTTGTTCGGGAAGCTATTTAAGTGA
- a CDS encoding HU family DNA-binding protein, whose translation MNKTDLINNIAEKSGLTKRDVEAVLNGFLGEVTDALAGGDKVQLIGFGTFETRKRAGRTGRNPQTGAPIEISEAKVPAFKAGNKLKEAIQ comes from the coding sequence ATGAACAAAACAGACTTGATCAACAACATTGCAGAAAAAAGCGGTTTGACTAAACGTGACGTAGAAGCAGTACTTAACGGCTTCTTGGGCGAAGTAACAGATGCACTTGCTGGTGGCGATAAAGTACAATTGATCGGCTTCGGTACTTTTGAAACTCGCAAACGTGCTGGACGCACTGGCCGCAACCCGCAAACAGGCGCTCCAATCGAAATTTCAGAAGCAAAAGTTCCTGCATTCAAAGCAGGCAACAAGTTGAAAGAAGCTATCCAATAA
- a CDS encoding S1 domain-containing RNA-binding protein: MAIEVGAKLEGKVTGITHFGAFVDLSGGVTGLVHISEIADNYVKDVKDHLKIDDVVKVKVINVDKDGKIGLSIKQAIDRPEGQPAPQQRERHSGGGGGSTGGSGGGGERFNRGGGGGGGGRPFNKQSAGRPAYGKPSFEDKVSRFLKDSEERISSLKKNTEGKRGGRGAKRV; the protein is encoded by the coding sequence ATGGCAATTGAAGTGGGCGCTAAGTTAGAAGGAAAAGTGACAGGCATTACGCATTTTGGGGCATTTGTCGACTTGTCGGGAGGTGTCACGGGTCTTGTTCACATTTCGGAAATTGCTGATAATTACGTCAAAGACGTGAAGGATCACCTGAAGATCGACGATGTCGTGAAAGTCAAAGTGATCAACGTGGACAAAGACGGAAAGATCGGGCTTTCCATTAAGCAAGCCATTGACCGGCCAGAAGGCCAACCAGCGCCACAACAACGCGAGCGTCACAGCGGAGGCGGCGGTGGAAGCACTGGCGGTAGTGGTGGTGGTGGCGAACGTTTCAACCGCGGTGGCGGTGGTGGTGGCGGCGGACGTCCCTTCAACAAGCAATCGGCTGGCAGACCGGCATACGGTAAACCGTCATTCGAGGATAAAGTGTCACGGTTCCTGAAAGACAGCGAAGAGCGCATCTCCTCTTTGAAGAAGAATACGGAGGGCAAACGCGGCGGACGCGGTGCCAAGCGAGTATAA
- the mazG gene encoding nucleoside triphosphate pyrophosphohydrolase, which translates to MATPNLTVVGLGSGDPDQMTLGVWRRLQAAKKIFVRTAEHPAMSMLLEIGMEYTSFDTLYEQHDSFPDVYKAIAEALISEAKSMSTSVDEPIIYAVPGHPMVAERTVQLLREQCPEAGIELQIIGGESFLDQAFISLGIDPIEGFALLDAAELQPSLLQPQLHTLIGQVYDAFTASDVKLALMERYPDDYEVVVGHALGVASQQQIIRVPLYELDRTPGYGNLSLIWVPRSDDAALRNRSFERLHEIVSILRSPEGCPWDQEQTHQSIRKNFIEELYEALEAIDNDDPDAMQEEFGDVILQVMLHSQMEEETGAFSVYDVIQSLNEKLIFRHPHVFGDVDASNSEEALVNWEQMKAEEKRIKGTDVSRTSVLDGIPPDLPALMKAYKLQKKAAKVGFDWDELGLVLAKIEEELAELRAAITSQSEEEQASELGDLLFAVVNASRFIHADPEEALSRTNKKFRSRFEYIEEQLRISGKNFDQTDLTEMDRWWEEAKRQS; encoded by the coding sequence ATGGCAACCCCAAATCTTACTGTTGTTGGGCTCGGCTCAGGTGACCCTGACCAAATGACGCTTGGCGTATGGCGCAGGCTGCAAGCAGCGAAGAAAATTTTTGTCCGTACGGCTGAGCATCCTGCAATGTCGATGCTTCTGGAAATCGGTATGGAATATACCTCATTTGATACTTTGTATGAGCAGCATGACTCCTTTCCAGATGTGTACAAGGCAATAGCTGAGGCGCTTATTTCCGAAGCGAAAAGCATGAGCACAAGTGTGGACGAGCCTATTATTTATGCGGTTCCCGGGCATCCAATGGTGGCTGAACGCACGGTTCAGCTGCTGCGTGAGCAATGTCCGGAAGCGGGTATTGAGCTGCAAATTATCGGCGGTGAAAGCTTCCTTGATCAAGCTTTTATTAGTCTTGGAATCGATCCAATAGAAGGTTTTGCGCTGCTTGATGCAGCTGAATTACAGCCGTCTTTGTTGCAGCCGCAGTTGCATACACTGATTGGACAGGTGTATGATGCCTTCACGGCATCTGATGTTAAGCTTGCGCTTATGGAGCGTTATCCCGATGACTACGAGGTTGTGGTTGGGCATGCTCTTGGTGTTGCGTCCCAGCAGCAGATCATTCGCGTTCCGCTATACGAGCTTGATCGCACACCTGGTTACGGTAATTTATCGCTGATTTGGGTACCGCGCTCTGATGATGCAGCGCTTCGCAATCGTTCCTTTGAGCGATTGCATGAGATTGTATCTATTCTTCGCAGCCCTGAAGGTTGTCCTTGGGATCAGGAGCAGACGCATCAGTCTATCCGCAAAAATTTTATCGAAGAGCTGTATGAAGCGCTTGAAGCCATCGATAATGATGATCCGGATGCCATGCAGGAGGAATTTGGCGATGTTATCCTGCAAGTGATGCTTCATAGCCAAATGGAAGAAGAGACTGGCGCATTTTCCGTCTATGATGTGATACAATCACTTAACGAGAAGCTTATTTTCCGCCATCCGCATGTATTTGGGGACGTTGATGCGAGCAATTCGGAAGAGGCGCTGGTTAACTGGGAACAAATGAAGGCTGAGGAAAAACGGATTAAAGGAACCGATGTTTCGCGTACGTCGGTACTGGATGGCATTCCGCCAGATCTGCCAGCACTCATGAAAGCCTACAAGCTTCAGAAAAAAGCGGCTAAGGTAGGTTTTGATTGGGACGAGCTTGGCCTTGTGCTTGCCAAGATTGAAGAGGAGCTTGCAGAGCTGCGCGCAGCGATAACCTCGCAATCGGAAGAGGAGCAGGCATCTGAGCTTGGTGATTTGTTATTTGCAGTCGTCAATGCCTCACGTTTCATCCACGCTGATCCGGAAGAGGCGCTTTCCCGCACGAACAAAAAATTCCGCAGTAGATTTGAATATATTGAGGAACAGCTTCGTATAAGCGGTAAAAATTTTGACCAGACTGATTTAACAGAAATGGATCGTTGGTGGGAAGAGGCAAAGCGTCAATCCTAG